The following proteins are encoded in a genomic region of Gouania willdenowi chromosome 6, fGouWil2.1, whole genome shotgun sequence:
- the rassf9 gene encoding ras association domain-containing protein 9 gives MAPFGKNFLKARLKNRTKDVEPVVGKEIQVTVCNEEKVVCGVTKHTTCADMIQALLDDHKSIPESKRLLHGEPKDFCLVERWKGFERALPPLTRILRLWYAWGDQRSFIQFILVKTSDFVPQTPKKAVKAKGARPKRWDNGRGQYSQSLPVEKQKRMVKKAFRKLEKLHKESKSSPGSEEIDRMVQLILNQDHTIREQLHHLRDLDLGIENFEQQLQSEADCASSLAQACGPTMEIQSEEQLQEYLYISSCSNGVEQLEMQIQRHRELIFQLSKDIDGELQMSNSSFNQEEGSEWAGAAGPSMISSDTADESLHIELQNLHDELKHSIFAGVSLQKQAADMEKQLKYFDNMLVSKDEECWQLAAQLNSLLITDGAEEKRAVLVPLKSETQCSISQTVKLKHSLSPLDVTDTDSDTGISSTHSQDSLSPCLELPPPLDTDV, from the coding sequence GACCAAGGATGTGGAGCCTGTGGTTGGGAAGGAGATCCAAGTTACTGTCTGCAATGAAGAGAAAGTCGTTTGTGGAGTAACAAAGCACACGACATGTGCCGATATGATTCAAGCATTACTAGACGATCACAAATCAATTCCAGAAAGCAAGCGACTCCTGCATGGAGAGCCCAAAGACTTCTGTCTTGTGGAAAGGTGGAAGGGTTTTGAGAGGGCTCTGCCACCGCTCACCAGAATCCTCAGGCTTTGGTACGCTTGGGGTGACCAGCGATCCTTTATTCAGTTTATCCTTGTCAAAACCAGTGACTTTGTACCACAGACCCCAAAGAAGGCTGTAAAGGCCAAAGGTGCCAGGCCAAAGCGATGGGACAATGGACGAGGTCAGTATTCCCAGTCCTTACCAGTCGAAAAGCAGAAGCGCATGGTGAAAAAAGCTTTTCGGAAACTGGAAAAACTTCACAAAGAAAGTAAGAGCTCCCCTGGTTCTGAAGAGATCGACCGCATGGTGCAGCTTATTCTCAACCAGGACCACACCATCAGAGAGCAGCTCCATCACCTAAGGGATCTGGATCTAGGCATTGAAAACTTTGAGCAGCAACTGCAGAGCGAGGCTGATTGTGCGAGTTCATTAGCTCAAGCTTGTGGTCCAACCATGGAAATACAAAGCGAGGAACAGCTGCAGGAGTACTTGTACATCTCTAGTTGTTCCAATGGCGTGGAACAACTAGAGATGCAGATTCAGAGGCACCGGGAGCTCATTTTCCAGCTGTCCAAAGACATTGACGGGGAATTACAGATGTCCAACTCTTCTTTTAACCAAGAGGAAGGAAGTGAGTGGGCAGGAGCCGCTGGTCCTTCCATGATCTCCTCTGACACTGCAGACGAGTCACTCCACATTGAACTGCAGAACCTGCATGATGAACTCAAACACAGCATCTTTGCTGGTGTGTCTCTCCAAAAGCAAGCAGCTGATATGGAAAAACAGCTAAAGTACTTTGACAACATGCTGGTGTCTAAGGATGAGGAGTGCTGGCAGCTAGCGGCGCAACTCAACTCACTGCTAATCACAGACGGCGCAGAGGAGAAAAGGGCCGTACTCGTCCCTCTGAAAAGCGAGACTCAGTGTAGCATTTCCCAGACGGTGAAACTCAAACACAGTCTGTCCCCTCTGGATGTTACAGACACAGACTCAGACACGGGGATTAGCTCTACACACAGTCAGGACTCACTGTCACCGTGTCTCGAACTCCCTCCCCCACTGGACACAGACGTTTGA